The Arthrobacter zhaoxinii sequence CCCGGAGATGCCCGCCGTTAGCGGCAGACGACCGGCTGCTGCACAAACCCAGTCGGTCCCACCGGCACGTAACCGCTGAGCTCATTTCCGTCGGCGTCGAGCTGTACGGTGTATTCGCTGGATTCAACCAGCCGGTATCCATTAAAGGTGGAAGCGCCGTCGACGGTGAGCTGTCCGCCGGCCGCGTTCCATTCCAGGGTGTAGTTGCCGGCCTCGATTGGCCGGTAGCCGTCGTCGGTGTGCCACTCGCCAGCCGGCCGGCCGATTCCGTAGCGGCCCACCGCGTAAACCCTGCCACTTCCGGACGTGAAGAACGCGGACTCCCGCACCGCGGCGCGGCATCCCTCCGGCCCCTGGGGCTCCAGGATGAAGCTGTCCGTCCCTGCATTGAGCAGCGATCCGAAGGCGAGGCTTGCGACCGCGGCGGAGGCGAGGAGGGCCGGGGCCGAGGAGTGCGGCCGGGTATTCGGGTGGTCGCGATCCCGGCTCCACGTGCTGAGCCACCGGAACGCCAGTGCTACCAGGAGCAGTGCGATAGCCGCCATCCCGGGACTGACGATCCAGGAACCGATAACCAGGACCCACCCGGTGGCGGATGCCAGGATGCCCACCAGTCCAAGCAGCAGGCAGGCGCCCGGCACAACAACCCGCAACGCAACTGTCCGATAGTGAGGTTCGTTGGAATCCACGGTTACAACCTTTCCCGGAGCCAGGTGTTGGCCCGGGTGACCGCTTTCCCGATCTCGTCCGCTGGCCGGCCGTTCAGTAAAGCGAACGCGACCTGCTGCAGCCGGAACGTGTTCCGCCGGACCGCAGCACGGCGCACCTCCGGGGAGCTGGCAATCAGCGGCAGGTTGTCCCATCCATTCCAGGCACCGATGCAGGCAAGATCCGTGGAGCGGTCGCTCCGGGACGCCAGATCCCAATCCAGTACTCCGACTATGCGGTTCCCTTCCCAGAACACGTTGTGTCCTGCGAGATCGCCGTGGGCAAAGACCTCGCGGACCGGTTCGAGGTTCGCCAAGGCGGCGACCGCATCCGCAGCCCGCCCCTGAACGTCCTGATCAAGACGCGGCAGAACCTCTTCACACTGGATCCGGTACCAGTCCGAGCCTCCGCAGAAGGCCAGGGGCTCGGCCAGCAATCCCTCGAGCGGCTCCGCGGGAATGGAGGAGACCGAGCGGAGCAGCTCCTGCAGCTGGCCGGGGTCGCCGTCACCTGCCGGACAGGGCCCGCCCGGGATCAGCCGGGTCGCGACAGCCGAAAGCCCCTCGAGCTCCACGACGGGTCCCAGGGACCGGGGGAGGAGGAAGCCGACCGATTCCGGAATGCTGTCCACCAGCTGCTGCCGCTTCCGCATAGCCGGTGCCATGCCCGGATCCCGTCCGATCCGCACGGCGGCGTTGCCGTCCAGCAGGACCACAACATGAGCCGATCCAATTTCCACAATCGACCGAGGAGCCGCCTGCACCGCCGGGGGCAGCCCTTCGACGGCGGCATCCACGAGTGCATGCAAAGTGCGGTTCTCGATTGTCCCCATGGTCCGAACCTAACAGGGCCGTCGGCGTCGAGCCCGCAGCCCGGTTGCAGGACGGCCGTGGACGCGAACGCCAGTGACCCGGCGGTAGGCTCATCCTTCCCGGACGGACATCTACGTTCGGCGGCAGAGCGTTGGGGGACGAATGAAACAGGCAGTCATTCTCGGAGGGACGGGTGTCCTCGGGCAAGCCATAGCGCACCGCCTGCTGGAATCCGGGTGGGAGGTGCGGGTGACCGGCCGGAGCGCTTCGAAAATGCCGGCGGCACTCCGGCAAGCCGGGGCGGCATTCGTGTCGTCGGACGGGCGCAGTGCCCGCGACCTGGCGCACGCGATCGGTCCAGGCGCTGATCTGCTGGTCGACGCCGCCTGCTACACGGCCGTCGACGCCGAACTGCTCCTTCCCCATCTGGCGTCGATCGGCTCGGCGGTAATGCTGTCCAGCAAAGCGGTCTACATCGACGACGCCGGCAACCACGTCAATTCCGACGTCGCGCCTCGCTTCGAGCGTCCCGTGCAGGAAAGCCAGCAAACCATGAAGCCGTCCCACGGCAACTACGATTCCCGTGAGGGCTACGGGGCCAACAAGGTGGCGGCCGAGCAGGTGCTCCTGGACAGCGGGCATCCGGTGACGGTCATCCGTGCCTCGAAGGTCCACGGTGCCGGCGCCGTAAGGCCGCGGGAATGGATGTTCGTCAAGCGCGTCCTGGACCGTCGGCCCGCGGTCTTCCTCGCCGGCAACGGTGCCGGCGGCGATCACACCACCGCTGCCGTCAACACCGCGGCCCTGGTCGAAACGGTTGCCGGCCGGCCGGGCCGTCGGATCCTCAACAGCGCGGACCCCGACGCCCCCACCGCCCGGGAGATTGCCCGCACCGTCGCGGCGTACCTGGGCCACGACTGGGAGGAGATCCTCCTCGGGGCCACTGACGATCCCGGCCTCGGCGCGCATCCCTGGGATCTCACGCCGCCGCTGGTCCTCGACACCCAAGCCTCGCTGGCCCTGGGCTACCGCCCGGTGGGCACCTATGCGGAGACCGTTCCGGCCGCCGTCGACTGGCTCCTGGCTTCACCAGCCAATCAGCCCGCCGGCGGGGATCCGTTCTTCACGTATTACATCGACTACGCCCGCGAGGACGCCTACCTAGCCGCACGCTGAGAATCCATGACGTGCACGACGACGACGCGCGGCAGCCGGTGCGCAACGGCAGCGCAATCACGAAGGTTGAGCGGAACGGAAGGATGGGGAACACCATGCAGTGGAATGCCGGACAGGCGTTAAACGATTTGGAACAGGCGGCAAAAGCCGCACTTCCGGAGTACGTGTACGGCTACTTCGCCGGGACTGCCGGCGGCGGCGAATCCGTACAGGATGCAGCCGCCCAGTGGGGTGATGTCAGGTTCCGTCCGCGGGCGTTCACCCGGACGTCCTCACGGGGAACCGCGACGTCCGTATTGGGCGTGCCGCTCCAGACGCCCGTCCTGGCGGCGCCGATGGCACAGCAGAACGCAGCGACGCCCCTGGCGGAACTCGCCACTGCGCGTGCAGTGCGCCGCACCGGATCGCTGCTGGGAGTCTCCACCAATACATCGGTACCGTTCGCGAAGATCGCGGCAGAAGGGGTGCCGTGGTGGTTTCAGGTGTACGTCATGAAAGACCGTGGCCTGTCCGATGCCCTGGTTGAACGGGCTGCTGCCGCCGGCGCCAGGGCGCTTCTCCTCACCGTGGACACGACACGGCTGTCCTCGGGCGGACTAATCATCGATCCGCTGCTGTGGCCGGAGGTACCGGGCAAGACGAGGCTGGCCAACCTCCTGGAAGAGGATCTATCCGGACTTCCCGGCGGCGCCACGGAGGCAGCGGGGGACCTGACGCTGGACGTCATCAGTGACCTGCGCGAACGTTCGGGTCTTGAGGTGGTGGTCAAGGGGATCCTGCGCGGCGATGATGCCCGCAGGGCGGTCGATGCGGGAGCCGCCGGCGTGCTCGTGTCAACGCATGGCGGCCGTCGGCTCGGCAGATCGGTAACGTCCATCCAGGCGCTGCCCGAGGTGGTCCAGGCCGTCGGCGGTGACTGCGAGGTCTACGTCGACAGCGGTATCCGCACCGGGGACCATATTGCGGCGTCCCTGGCCATGGGCGCACGCGCCGTTTTTGTCGGACGGCCCATGCTGTGGGGACTGGCTACCGGCGGAGAGGACGGTGCAGCAGCCGTCCTGGGTGGACTCACCGAGGAACTGCGCGCCACCATGGCCGGTATCGGTGCGGACAGCATCGCGGACATTACCGCGGACCTGCTGTAGGACCCATCCGCAACATGTTGAGCGGCGTTCCCGGCTCGGACGACGGCGGACGGCGTCGAACCCGACTGGAGCGTCAGCACGGCTGGCGCCAAGACAGCGGGTGAGCCGGCCTTGATGACCGCCCGGGATCTGCACACGCACGGTAGACAACCGCGCAACCTGCCCGGAAACTTCAACCATCCCCGCCCCCGGAAGGAAAGAACACCATGCCCACCAAGATCACGTTCGTCATTGACAACCCCGCCGACCCCGACGCGTTTGAGACTGCCTACAAAGGCATCGCGGACAGCGCCAAGCAGCTCCCGAAGCTGCGTCGCTACGAGGCCGGCAAGGTCTGGCCGAAGGAAAACGGCTCACCCACCCCTGCCCACCGGACGCTTGACCTGTACTTCGACAGCTATGAGGACGCCTCGGCGGCCGTGACAACACCTCACGCTGCGGACCTCTTCGGTCAGCTGAAGGCCAGCGGGACCACCTTCATCGCCCTGTTCTCGGAGGTGGAAGAGGGCTAAGCGGTGCACGGTTTGCCTGCCTTAATCCTTATTCTCCTGGCGTCGATGCCCGTGTTCCATCACCGGACCACGGGCATCGGCTCTAAACAGTTCCGCTCGGTGATTCCCGGCCGGTTACCGAATCGCGCCCGCTGCAGTCCAGTTCCCGGGCCAGGGAATCCAGCTCTTTCGGGTAACCGCTCGGGAACTGAGGCTGGTTCTGTGTGGGTGGCCGGTTGCTTGCTTTCGGTGCACCTGCGTGCCGAAGATCCCGGTCTAGTGCGGCAATGCCCTCCACAGTCCATGTGCGTGCAATCCCAAGACCGCCGTCACCAAACGGGATACGGACTTCCTTGTCACTGAGGGGCTCGGGGTAGGCCTTGGCCGAGGTCCAGGACAGGTACGCTGCACGGGTTAACCAGATTTCCTGCTCCACGGACTGACTGCTAAGCCGTGCTCGGTCAGGCTCCCAGAGCCGGACGAGATCCAGAAACCACCGGGCAGCCTCAGGGGGAACGCCCACCGGGAAATCATCTGCGAGTTGCAACTTGACCTGATTGGTCAGTTCCTGATCGGATCCGGCCGAGCCGCTCAGGAGAACCATATAGGTGCCGTTTGGGTCCGGGCTGGAACGCATGGACATGAAATAGCTGCTCAACTGGGGTGCAGCATCGCGTTCCCTGGCAGTTCTCGGATTGATAAGTCCGGTAAGGCTTTGCTGTTCGGCCGGTACGACCTCATAGCTGACGGCGGTACTGTTCCGCTCACCGGTGTCGTGGTACCACTGCAGGCCGGTCCACGCGGACAGCAGCGACATCGTGCCCGCCAGACGTGCGGCGACGGTTTCGGGCTTTTCAACCCTCCCGGCCCAGTTCAGGTTGATGAACGGACCACTGCCGCTGCCGAACATTTCCTTCGCAGACTTCATATGGTCAACGTACAGCCTGCCCTGGCACCGAGGCCCGTGTCCCCTCACCGGGAACACGGGCCTCGGCTCTCACCGGCATATGTTCGGCCGGGTGCTGGACTGCGCGGATCAACCGTTTTCGCGGCCCGGATGCGGGCTTCCACCTGTTGTGAAACAGGTGGAATCAGAGACGCTGGGAGGACCGCCAGAGGTGCAGGGGCTAAGCGTGTAGACGACACCAGCTAGCTCGTAAGCAGGGAGAATCCATGGTTGAACCGGCCCCCGTACACAGCATGGGTCCGCCGTCGGCCGTGGTTCAAATCCGAGGCGCTCGGGTCCACAACCTGAAGGACGTCGACGTCAACGTCCCGCTGGACCGGTTAGTGGCCGTTGCAGGAGTCTCCGGCTCGGGAAAATCCTCGCTCGCCATGGGGGTGCTGTATGCGGAAGGGTCTCGGCGGTACATCGAGGCGCTGTCCACCTATACCAGGCGGCGGATGGCGCACGCCGCCCGCGCGGCCGTCGACTCCGTGCGCCACGTCCCCGCCGCGCTGGCCCTGCGCCAGCGGCCCGGCGTACCCGGGGTCCGTTCGACCTTCGGGACTTCCACGGAGCTGCTGAATGTGCTGCGGCTGATGTTCTCCCGGCTCGGATCCCATCTGTGCCCCAACGGGCACCGCCTGTCCCCGACCATCGACGTCGCCGCAGGCAAGGAACTCGTATGCCCCGAATGCGGGGCGGCCTTCCCTCCGCCGGGCGCGGAGTCCCTGGCCTTTAACTCCGCCGGCGCCTGTCCGGCCTGCGAAGGCACCGGCACGGTCCGGGAGGTGGACGACGCCGCCCTCGTCCCGGACCCGTCCAAAACCATCCACGACGGCGCTGTGGCCCCCTGGCGTATGTTCGGCCTGACCATGATGTCGCGCGTCGTGGCCGAATTCGGTGTGCGCACGGACGTCCCGTACGCCGAACTCACCGAACGTGAGCGGCAGATTGTGCTTGCCGGCCCGGAGGAGAAAAAGCACATCAGCGCAGCGACCAGTAACGGCAAGCTGTTCGAGGTGAACATAACCTACCGCAACGCCCGCCTGGCGGTGCAGGAAGCAATGAGGAACGCTACCAATGAGGCGGGCCTGGCCCGGGTGGCCCGTTTCATTAGCGCGCACACCTGCCCGGTCTGCCAGGGAACGCGCTTGTCCCGGGCAGCGCTGGGGACAGAAGTGGCGGGCATCAACCTCGCTGACGTTTCGGCCAAGACACTGGACGAGACGCTCATCTGGGTGCCGACCGTCGTCGACCCGCTGCCGGCGGAAATGCACCCGATGGCCCGGATGACCGTCTCCCAGTTCGAGGAGATGGCCCGGCGCCTGGTCCAGCTTGGCCTGGGCTACCTTACCCTCGACCGCGCCGGTGCCACGCTATCCACGGGGGAACGGCAGCGGGTGCAGCTCGCCCGCGCGGTGCGCAACGAAACCACCGGGGTACTCTACGTCCTCGATGAACCGTCCATCGGCATGCACCCGGTCAACGTCGAAGGCCTCGTCGGGATCATGCGGGACCTGCTGGACGGCGGGAACTCGGTGGTGCTGGTGGACCATGACGTGCAGGTGCTGCGCGAGGCCGACTGGATGATCGAGATGGGGCCCGGCTCCGGCACCGAGGGGGGGTCCATGATCGCTCAGGGGCCAATCAGCGGGATTACTGCGGATCCTGCTTCACTGATTGGGCCCTTCCTCGAGGGCAGCGGGGAGCCCATAGTCCGCCGACGTGCTGCCGCCGAGGCAATGTACGACGCCGGCACCGTCCACCTGGCAACGGTACCCCGCTTCCGGAGAACGTGGTGTCCGTTGATCCGTCCGGCCTGACTCGGGAAGACGTGGTGGATGCGACCCCCATTGGCGTGAATATCCGCTCCACCGTCGCCACCTATTCGGGCATCCTCGACAACCTGCGCCGTGCCTACGGCGCCACGGACGCCGCCAGGGAACGGGGGCTGGCGGCGGGGGATTTTTCCTACAACACCGGCTCGTTGCGGTGCCCTCGCTGCGAGGGCACCGGCCAGGTGGTGCTGGATGTCCAGTTCCTGCCCGACGTCGACATACCCTGCCCAGACTGCACCGGTTCCCGGTACGCTCCGGCCGCCAACGACGTCCTGCTGGACACCGCCGGCGGGAGGTTTACGCTGCCGGGTGTCCTGGCCCTGACCGTGCGCGAGGCGTACGAGGTCCTTGCCTCCCTGCCGAAGGTGCGCCGGAAGCTGCGGACCCTGAAGGACCTCGGCCTCGGCTACCTGACGCTGGGGGAGGACACTCCGGCACTATCCGGCGGCGAGGCACAGCGGCTCAAGCTTGCCGGTGAGCTGGGCCGGGACCAGTCCGGCACCCTGTTTATCCTCGACGAGCCCACGGTCGGCCTGCATCCGCTGGACACGCGGGTGCTGATCAAGGTGCTGGACCGGCTCCTGGCCAAGGGCGCCACGATCGTGGTCATCGAACACGACCTGGACCTGATTGCGAACGCGGACCACGTCATCGACCTGGGGTCGGGCGGGGGCGAGGCCGGTGGCCGGATCATCGCCACCGGTACGCCCGACGACGTCGCCGCCAACCCTGCCAGCAGCACCGGCCGCTACCTCAGGGCCTTGCTGCAAGGTGACGGATAGTCGCAGGGAAAGGCCGGAGTCGCCCCGTAGTACGCTTCGGGCCATGGGAACTCGGCGAAGCATCAGTAAATCGGATTACCGGCTTTACGCCCGGCCGGTGCCCGGGGAAAGCGGGGACTGGGTGGAAGTGGTAGCCGACGGCGGTGAACCTCCGCAGGCATCCAGTCGTACCACGCATACCGACGAGGAGTTCAATGACGCAGGCGGTGACGACACCGCTGCTGAATGGCCCTTTGACTCGGCTGCTACTCCCGGGAGCCGGTTCAATCCCTATCTATGTGCCGCGTGGGCAGTTGTGGCGATCATGCTTGTCCTGGGACTGTTCTGGCTCTTCGGCAACCTCCAAGCGATGACGGCTATCTACAGCACCACGGGAGCCATGAGCCAGCAGGACATGGTGATGATGAAATTCCACTTGATGGGTGTGTACCTGCTGCCCTTCGGCCTGGCCGGCGCCCTCGCCCTGCTGACCGTTCAAGCTGCCGGATACCGTCGCTAACGCAGGGACCGCCGCAGCAAGCCCAGGGCTGAATTCCTAGGACATTCCGGGCAGGGCGGCCAGAGCGAGACGGTTGTCGGGGTGCCATTGACGGCGGCACCGCAGCGCCGTAGGTTATCGACAATCGTTATTAACGAAAGTCGATATGGGGGAACCGTGAAGCTTACGAAAGACACCGGTGCACCGGCAGGCGAAAAGAGAATCGTTTCGCGAACGGACGCAATGGTGTTCATGGTTGTGGCGGCATTGGCCGCAGTCGTCAGCACCGCCTTTTCCGTCTCCGAAATCGTCGGGTACTTCACGGGCCCGGTGACGCTGGAGCTTCCGGTCGACGCGCAGGACCAGAGTGTGGACGGGCTGAGTGCCGGGGTAAGAGGGCACTACACAACACTGACGGCTACGGTTCCCGCTCTTCCCGCTGGCCCTGCAGCGCTCCTGGCCTGGTCTTCGGCGCTGCACCAGGCAGGTGTGCTGGCCGTCCAGGCGTTGGTCTTCCTGCTGGCCTACCGGCTGCGCAGCGCGGTCTTGTTCACCGCGGTGTCCGTGAGGATCATCGGTGCCTGCGGTATCGTCCTGCTGCTGGTAGGGACGTTTAGCCAGGGCCTCTACGGAATCGCGGTGCCCCGCGTGGCGGACCAGGTTGTTATGGAGCGGCAGACGGGCGACGAACTGGTCCTCTTTGAAGGCACGCTGAGCCCCTGGCCGCTGGTGCTTAGCCTCGTCCTGATACTGATTGCGGGGGTTTTCCAGTACGGACGCCGGATTCAGCAGGATTCGGACGGTCTGGTCTGATGCCGGCGGACGATTCTTCCGATATCCACTGCCGTCTTGATGAACTCCTGGAAGCCCGCGGCATGACCTTGACGGAACTGAGCCGGCAGGTCGGTGTCAGCCTGGTGAATCTGTCGGTGCTCAAGAACGACCGGGCCAAGGCCATCCGGTTCTCCACGCTGACCGCGATCTGCAATGCCCTGGACTGTGAGGTGGGGGATCTTTTGGTCACCGTTCATGGTGCATGAAATCAGGCTTTGCTCTACGTCCACTCCTCTTTCTGCATGAATCCGCGGAATCGTTACACTGCTACTGCTGAAGTTGTCTGGTCCTCCCGCCCGTTATCGATAGGTCTCGAAGTGTCTAAAGCGAAAGAAATCCCCGGCGTACAGCCGAGCGAAAGCCTTGTTCCGAGAGTGGCCGCGCCATGGCTGGCAGTCGTGTTGGCTATCGCTTCGATCGTGGGAATGATCTTTGCCAGCGAAACCATGGACGATCCTCAGGTTGAGGGTGACGAAGACTGGCTGATGCTGGGGATCGTCTTTCTTCTTATCGTTTTCGTTGTTTCTCTTGTTGTGCTCATCAAGGTCGGGGTCTCCGCCAAGCGGAAACTGTCCGCAGCCAACGGCCGGATCGCGGAATCGCTGCGCTGGCAATACGGCTTTACCGTTGACCGTCCGAAAACTTTGATCCTGACGGACCAGAGCAAGCCCAGGCTGAATCCCTACGACGTACCGGCTACCGATCAGTACAGGCGGCCGGTCAATATCCGGATTAGCCCGGATGAAACGGGCACCAAAGTGGTTGCCTCCATCTGCGAGGAACATCCCACTCCAGAGGACAACCATCCCCACGAACGGCACTAGGCCGGGGCGGCGAAAGCGCGCCAGGAGGAAACGCGCACTAGGCCCGCTGCGCCCTCCGTGCTTCCTGCAGGGACGCCCTCAGCTCCGGATCGGCCGCTGCGTCTGCGGCGGTCCAGGCCAGGGCCAGAGCGGCATCCAGCACGGCAGCATCAGCCCCAGGCCCCTGCGTTTCCGCGGCAAATCCCGCGGTATGCGGCGCGGCCGTGGCCCCCAGAACGGCGATCACCGGGTGGATCGCGGGCAGTGCGTGCGAGACGTTACCCATGTCCGTGGATCCTCCTCCGCCTCCCGGCGGACGCACCAGGGTACGGCCGGTCGCAGTGAGGTTCCGGTTCCAGAGACCGAGCAGTTCATTGTGCTGGCGCACC is a genomic window containing:
- a CDS encoding phosphotransferase family protein, yielding MGTIENRTLHALVDAAVEGLPPAVQAAPRSIVEIGSAHVVVLLDGNAAVRIGRDPGMAPAMRKRQQLVDSIPESVGFLLPRSLGPVVELEGLSAVATRLIPGGPCPAGDGDPGQLQELLRSVSSIPAEPLEGLLAEPLAFCGGSDWYRIQCEEVLPRLDQDVQGRAADAVAALANLEPVREVFAHGDLAGHNVFWEGNRIVGVLDWDLASRSDRSTDLACIGAWNGWDNLPLIASSPEVRRAAVRRNTFRLQQVAFALLNGRPADEIGKAVTRANTWLRERL
- a CDS encoding NAD-dependent epimerase/dehydratase family protein, translating into MKQAVILGGTGVLGQAIAHRLLESGWEVRVTGRSASKMPAALRQAGAAFVSSDGRSARDLAHAIGPGADLLVDAACYTAVDAELLLPHLASIGSAVMLSSKAVYIDDAGNHVNSDVAPRFERPVQESQQTMKPSHGNYDSREGYGANKVAAEQVLLDSGHPVTVIRASKVHGAGAVRPREWMFVKRVLDRRPAVFLAGNGAGGDHTTAAVNTAALVETVAGRPGRRILNSADPDAPTAREIARTVAAYLGHDWEEILLGATDDPGLGAHPWDLTPPLVLDTQASLALGYRPVGTYAETVPAAVDWLLASPANQPAGGDPFFTYYIDYAREDAYLAAR
- a CDS encoding alpha-hydroxy acid oxidase, which gives rise to MHDDDARQPVRNGSAITKVERNGRMGNTMQWNAGQALNDLEQAAKAALPEYVYGYFAGTAGGGESVQDAAAQWGDVRFRPRAFTRTSSRGTATSVLGVPLQTPVLAAPMAQQNAATPLAELATARAVRRTGSLLGVSTNTSVPFAKIAAEGVPWWFQVYVMKDRGLSDALVERAAAAGARALLLTVDTTRLSSGGLIIDPLLWPEVPGKTRLANLLEEDLSGLPGGATEAAGDLTLDVISDLRERSGLEVVVKGILRGDDARRAVDAGAAGVLVSTHGGRRLGRSVTSIQALPEVVQAVGGDCEVYVDSGIRTGDHIAASLAMGARAVFVGRPMLWGLATGGEDGAAAVLGGLTEELRATMAGIGADSIADITADLL
- a CDS encoding EthD family reductase, yielding MPTKITFVIDNPADPDAFETAYKGIADSAKQLPKLRRYEAGKVWPKENGSPTPAHRTLDLYFDSYEDASAAVTTPHAADLFGQLKASGTTFIALFSEVEEG
- a CDS encoding excinuclease ABC subunit UvrA, translated to MVEPAPVHSMGPPSAVVQIRGARVHNLKDVDVNVPLDRLVAVAGVSGSGKSSLAMGVLYAEGSRRYIEALSTYTRRRMAHAARAAVDSVRHVPAALALRQRPGVPGVRSTFGTSTELLNVLRLMFSRLGSHLCPNGHRLSPTIDVAAGKELVCPECGAAFPPPGAESLAFNSAGACPACEGTGTVREVDDAALVPDPSKTIHDGAVAPWRMFGLTMMSRVVAEFGVRTDVPYAELTERERQIVLAGPEEKKHISAATSNGKLFEVNITYRNARLAVQEAMRNATNEAGLARVARFISAHTCPVCQGTRLSRAALGTEVAGINLADVSAKTLDETLIWVPTVVDPLPAEMHPMARMTVSQFEEMARRLVQLGLGYLTLDRAGATLSTGERQRVQLARAVRNETTGVLYVLDEPSIGMHPVNVEGLVGIMRDLLDGGNSVVLVDHDVQVLREADWMIEMGPGSGTEGGSMIAQGPISGITADPASLIGPFLEGSGEPIVRRRAAAEAMYDAGTVHLATVPRFRRTWCPLIRPA
- a CDS encoding excinuclease ABC subunit UvrA; translation: MSVDPSGLTREDVVDATPIGVNIRSTVATYSGILDNLRRAYGATDAARERGLAAGDFSYNTGSLRCPRCEGTGQVVLDVQFLPDVDIPCPDCTGSRYAPAANDVLLDTAGGRFTLPGVLALTVREAYEVLASLPKVRRKLRTLKDLGLGYLTLGEDTPALSGGEAQRLKLAGELGRDQSGTLFILDEPTVGLHPLDTRVLIKVLDRLLAKGATIVVIEHDLDLIANADHVIDLGSGGGEAGGRIIATGTPDDVAANPASSTGRYLRALLQGDG
- a CDS encoding helix-turn-helix domain-containing protein, with protein sequence MPADDSSDIHCRLDELLEARGMTLTELSRQVGVSLVNLSVLKNDRAKAIRFSTLTAICNALDCEVGDLLVTVHGA